A region of the Stieleria neptunia genome:
CTTTTTCGCCGGATTGATCTTGATACCCATCGATAAGACAGACACACGACAACGGGTGACTTAGACATGACGAAGGATCACGGGCCGTCCATCAAGAACGATGAACAATACGAGTCACTTCGCGATCAAGGAATGAGCAAAGAGAAAGCTGCCAGAATCGCGAATTCCGGTAGCAAAACCGCAGGCAAACGGGGTGGGAAGGCGGACAAGTATGAAGACCAGACCAAGGAAGAGTTATACGAGCGGGCCAAGGAGGTCGGAATCGAAGGCCGATCGAAAATGTCCAAAGACGACCTGATCGAAGCACTGCGAAGCCACTAAGCACCGAATATGTAAGTGGCGTCAGCTTCCGTTTGCAAACACCTTCCATTGCAAGCTGGCCGCTTCCTGTGGTCTTAAATCGTTCAT
Encoded here:
- a CDS encoding DUF7218 family protein is translated as MTKDHGPSIKNDEQYESLRDQGMSKEKAARIANSGSKTAGKRGGKADKYEDQTKEELYERAKEVGIEGRSKMSKDDLIEALRSH